A single Tachypleus tridentatus isolate NWPU-2018 chromosome 9, ASM421037v1, whole genome shotgun sequence DNA region contains:
- the LOC143225311 gene encoding uncharacterized protein LOC143225311: MHENNKILNMKALFVTLVVLVTLTLTKGNMIDVGSQIICKMNKDKPDKVNEMRKCMESVFKEKSDRLPEGIRECEFSKFPYKNYHAYLNEMCKKERKADVQDIKNCIADKFAAIHEDPENVLAKLIDKCF; this comes from the exons ATGCATGAAAACAACAAGATTCTCAACATGAAAGCTCTATTTGTAACTCTCGTTGTGCTCGTAACCCTAACGTTGACGAAAGGCAACATGATCGATGTAGGCTCTCaaataatatgta AGATGAATAAAGACAAGCCTGACAAAGTCAACGAAATGAGAAAATGTATGGAATCAGTCTTTAAAGAAAAGTCAGATAGG CTTCCAGAAGGAATTCGAGAATGtgaattttcaaaatttcctTACAAGAATTATCATgcatatttaaatgaaatgtgtaagaaagaaagaaaggctGATGTACAG GATATAAAAAATTGTATCGCTGATAAATTCGCAGCAATTCACGAGGATCCAGAGAATGTACTGGCTAAACTGATTGATAAGTGTTTTTAA